From Cannabis sativa cultivar Pink pepper isolate KNU-18-1 chromosome 8, ASM2916894v1, whole genome shotgun sequence, a single genomic window includes:
- the LOC115700243 gene encoding high mobility group B protein 3, producing the protein MRGPKSAAIAHKKPDTAMLNKRNAVKEKKASKKNSDAPKRPAGAFFIFMEEFRKSYKENYPDVKACSAVGKAGGEKWKLMSTAEKCPYVEMALKRKVEYEKAVEAYKIKLSDNGEDEKTEESEKSISYVHEESGENDSS; encoded by the exons ATGAGAGGTCCCAAATCAGCTGCAATTGCTCACAAGAAGCCTGACACTGC GATGCTGAATAAACGGAACGCAgtgaaggagaagaaggcaagCAAGAAGAACTCTGATGCTCCGAAGCGTCCCGCCGGTGCCTTCTTcattttcat GGAGGAGTTCAGGAAGTCTTACAAAGAAAACTATCCTGATGTGAAGGCTTGCTCAGCA GTAGGAAAAGCTGGCGGTGAGAAGTGGAAATTGATGTCTACTGCT GAGAAGTGTCCGTACGTTGAAATGGCTCTGAAGAGGAAAGTAGAGTATGAGAAAGCTGTGGAAGCATATAAGATCAAGCTT AGTGATAATGGTGAGGACGAAAAGACTGAAGAATCTGAGAAATCGATCTCATATGTCCACGAAGAATCGGGAGAGAACGATAGTTCTTAG
- the LOC115700806 gene encoding glutamate receptor 3.7 isoform X1 has protein sequence MMRLVPLFSLVCLFLCTDVVLCQRPRSVNIGAIFSFNSVIGRVARPAIEAAVSDINADQTLLNGTTLNLITEDANSSAFLGSIEAFQVLEQEVLAIIGPQSSEIAHILSQIANGLQVPLVSYGATDPTLSALQFPYFFRTTHSDALQMAAMASLIEFYGWKQVITVYVDNEYGRNGISALEDELEKKDLRIAYKLPLSINFNSSHVTEMLNASKLFGTRVYVVHVDVDQSLKIFKVAKRLQMMNSNYVWFATDWLSSTIDSFSPRARKSLDSVQGVVCLRQHTLESKKKQEFLSRWKDLKQTGLSSSELNVYGLYAYDTVWTVAYAVDRFLNENGNLSFSLSDKLLSIKSSDLQLSKLRVFDGGSTLRLKLLETNFTGLTGHVSFDSASRSIISSGYEVINIDNMKINRLGFWSEGIGLSISPPETLKAKQNESSILDQNLDNATWPGGGTEKPRGWVIAVHEKPLRIVVPNRTSFKDFVTVNHPHDIRGYCIDVFLEARKLIPYDVPYKFVPFGDGHSNPKYDQLTKLVADDVFDAAVGDIVIARNRTAMVDFSQPYASTGLVIVAPISRPQSNAWVFLKPFSLELWCVTIASFLMIAIVIWTLEHRVNDDFRGPPVRQLATMLLFSFSTLFKRNQEDTVSPLARMVMVVWLFLLMVITSSYTASLTSILTIQQLPSSITGMDSLMASNSPIGYQVGSFVYNYLTEILFIPSKRLVHLRTPEEYERALRLGPNAGGVAAIIDELPYVELFLSDQTDFGIIGQPFTRGGWGFAFQRDSPLAVDMSTAILKLSETGKLQEIHKLWFCKIGCPGDNELDNEPNQLHLISFWGLYLLCGAFSLAALVIFLIRMIHQFVRYKRRENQNAPSLSNSPPRPSSSGQCSGVISSFVDFVDEREEAIKNMFSHSNRPHQETISEKT, from the exons ATGATGAGGTTGGTGCCTTTGTTTAGTTTGGTTTGCTTGTTCTTATGTACTGATGTTGTCCTTTGCCAAAGACCTCGTTCTGTGAATATTGGAGCAATTTTCTCCTTCAATTCAGTGATTGGCAGAGTTGCAAGGCCGGCTATAGAAGCTGCTGTTTCAGATATTAATGCCGACCAAACATTACTCAATGGTACTACACTCAACTTGATTACAGAGGACGCTAACTCTAGTGCCTTTCTGGGGTCCATTGAAG CATTTCAGGTACTTGAACAAGAGGTTTTGGCTATAATTGGTCCACAATCTTCAGAAATAGCTCATATACTTTCTCAAATTGCCAATGGTCTCCAAGTGCCTCTTGTGTCTTATGGTGCCACTGATCCTACTCTATCTGCTCTCCAATTTCCTTACTTCTTCCGAACCACTCATAGTGATGCCTTACAAATGGCTGCCATGGCTAGTCTTATAGAGTTTTATGGATGGAAACAAGTCATTACTGTATATGTGGATAATGAGTATGGTAGGAATGGTATTTCAGCATTAGAGGATGAGCTTGAGAAGAAAGACTTGAGAATTGCTTATAAATTGCCTCTTTCAATCAACTTTAATTCGAGCCATGTAACCGAAATGCTCAATGCTTCTAAGTTATTTGGTACTCGTGTCTATGTTGTTCATGTTGATGTTGACCAATCTTTGAAAATCTTCAAAGTTGCCAAGAGACTTCAAATGATGAATAGCAATTATGTGTGGTTTGCAACAGATTGGCTATCTTCTACAATAGATTCTTTCTCTCCAAGGGCTCGAAAATCGCTGGATTCTGTGCAAGGTGTAGTTTGTCTTCGCCAGCACACTTTAGAATCCAAGAAAAAGCAAGAGTTTTTGTCTAGATGGAAAGATTTAAAGCAAACAGGTTTATCAAGCTCTGAATTGAATGTCTATGGCCTTTATGCTTATGATACCGTTTGGACAGTTGCATATGCTGTTGATAGATTCTTGAATGAGAATGGAAATTTGTCATTTTCTCTCAGTGATAAGTTACTAAGTATTAAATCATCTGATCTTCAGCTGAGCAAGCTTAGAGTATTTGATGGTGGCTCTACTCTTCGTTTGAAATTACTGGAGACAAATTTCACCGGTTTAACTGGTCATGTTAGCTTTGATTCGGCCAGCCGGAGTATCATTAGTAGCGGTTATGAAGTCATTAACATTGATAATATGAAGATTAACAGACTTGGTTTTTGGTCTGAAGGCATAGGGCTTTCAATTTCTCCACCAGAAACTCTGAAAGCAAAGCAGAATGAATCTTCCATTTTGGATCAAAATCTTGACAATGCTACTTGGCCTGGTGGAGGCACAGAAAAACCACGTGGTTGGGTGATTGCGGTTCATGAGAAACCTTTGAGAATTGTAGTCCCAAACAGAACAAGTTTTAAGGATTTTGTTACAGTAAACCATCCTCATGATATTCGGGGATACTGTATTGATGTGTTCCTTGAAGCGCGAAAATTAATCCCTTATGATGTTCCTTATAAATTTGTGCCTTTCGGAGATGGTCATTCCAATCCCAAATATGATCAGCTTACAAAACTGGTTGCAGATGAT GTATTTGATGCTGCTGTTGGGGACATTGTAATTGCCAGGAACCGGACAGCAATGGTGGATTTTTCTCAGCCTTACGCTAGTACTGGTCTTGTGATAGTGGCACCTATAAGTCGTCCGCAGTCAAATGCTTGGGTGTTTCTCAAGCCATTTTCCTTGGAGTTGTGGTGTGTCACAATAGCTTCTTTTCTGATGATTGCAATTGTTATTTGGACTCTTGAACATCGAGTCAACGATGATTTTCGTGGTCCTCCTGTTAGGCAACTTGCAACAATGCTTCT GTTTAGCTTCTCAACATTGTTCAAGAGAAATC AAGAAGATACTGTGAGCCCACTTGCGCGGATGGTGATGGTGGTGTGGCTTTTCCTCTTGATGGTGATCACATCAAGCTACACAGCTAGCTTAACTTCAATCCTCACAATACAACAGCTTCCTTCTTCGATCACCGGAATGGATAGCTTGATGGCATCCAATTCGCCTATTGGTTATCAAGTAGGCTCATTTGTGTATAACTATCTTACTGAGATTCTTTTCATACCAAGCAAAAGACTTGTTCACCTAAGGACTCCAGAAGAGTACGAAAGGGCACTGAGGCTGGGCCCAAATGCTGGAGGTGTGGCAGCCATCATAGATGAGCTTCCTTATGTTGAATTGTTCCTATCAGACCAAACTGATTTCGGGATCATTGGACAGCCATTCACTAGGGGTGGATGGGGATTT GCTTTTCAAAGAGATTCTCCTCTGGCTGTGGACATGTCAACAGCAATCTTGAAACTTTCTGAGACTGGAAAACTTCAGGAGATCCACAAGCTCTGGTTTTGTAAGATAGGATGTCCTGGTGACAATGAACTAGACAATGAGCCTAACCAACTTCATTTGATCAGCTTTTGGGGTCTGTATCTACTCTGTGGAGCCTTTTCTCTTGCTGCCCTTGTAATATTTCTTATCAGAATGATTCACCAATTCGTCCGGTACAAACGCCGAGAGAATCAGAATGCTCCCTCTCTTTCAAATTCACCACCAAGGCCATCATCATCAGGTCAATGTTCTGGTGTCATCTCTAGCTTTGTTGACTTTGTTGATGAGAGGGAAGAAGCTATCAAGAACATGTTTTCTCACTCTAATAGACCTCATCAAGAAACAATTTCAGAGAAAACTTGA
- the LOC133030620 gene encoding uncharacterized protein LOC133030620, translating into MQDNSGFWRKFWYLKLPPKVKNLLWRALTNCLPTLVSLQTKRVHVYSICSLCNFEPKTTFHIMVGCSFTKACVERGLGLFFNNGDEDFGGWFEDFWARNDLLWNDKATSVERVVSSATTYLELWKFAQNNNGGASSSSGQPRADVEHWIKQSLGELKVNCNAALFSGERSHGLGWIARDHAGLCFAAAAAVKLRGEINPIVAEVLSMKEALSWVKSCWGEGRTVEDFCLTAVILESDCLVLVNAINSKSHILSPLGLIISDCINLIRSFSNFHISVQFVKRSGNQAANWLARSSGSCPDHISSRGSVPSDLEAILLTDLL; encoded by the exons ATGCAGGATAATTCTGGCTTTTGGAGAAAGTTTTGGTACTTGAAACTTCCTCCTAAAGTTAAGAATTTGCTTTGGAGGGCTCTTACCAATTGTCTTCCAACTCTAGTCTCTCTTCAAACTAAGCGGGTTCATGTTTACAGTATTTGTTCTTTGTGTAATTTTGAACCCAAAACCACTTTTCATATTATGGTTGGTTGTTCTTTTACCAAAGCTTGTGTGGAGCGAGGTTTAGGTCTGTTTTTTAATAATGGGGATGAGGATTTTGGTGGCTGGTTTGAGGATTTCT GGGCCCGCAATGATTTACTTTGGAATGATAAGGCTACTTCTGTGGAAAGAGTTGTTTCATCTGCAACTACGTACCTTGAACTTTGGAAATTTGCTCAAAATAACAATGGAGGAGCTTCATCTTCTTCTGGTCAGCCTCGTGCTGATGTTGAGCATTGGATTAAACAGTCTTTGGGAGAGTTGAAGGTTAATTGTAATGCTGCTCTTTTTTCTGGAGAAAGGAGTCATGGGTTGGGATGGATTGCCAGAGATCATGCTGGGTTGTGctttgctgctgctgctgctgtcaAACTCCGAGGTGAAATTAACCCTATTGTTGCTGAGGTGCTGTCCATGAAGGAGGCTTTGAGTTGGGTTAAATCCTGTTGGGGAGAAGGCAGGACTGTTGAGGACTTTTGTCTTACAGCGGTGATTTTGGAGTCGGATTGTCTTGTGTTGGTTAATGCTATCAATAGCAAGAGCCACATTCTTTCTCCTCTTGGTCTTATTATTTCGGATTGTATTAATCTTATACGGTCCTTTTCTAATTTTCATATTTCAGTTCAGTTTGTTAAGCGATCTGGGAACCAAGCGGCTAATTGGTTAGCTCGTTCTTCTGGTTCATGTCCTGATCATATTTCCAGTAGGGGGTCTGTCCCTTCTGATTTGGAAGCTATTTTGTTAACTGATTTGCTTTAA
- the LOC115700806 gene encoding glutamate receptor 3.7 isoform X2, protein MAAMASLIEFYGWKQVITVYVDNEYGRNGISALEDELEKKDLRIAYKLPLSINFNSSHVTEMLNASKLFGTRVYVVHVDVDQSLKIFKVAKRLQMMNSNYVWFATDWLSSTIDSFSPRARKSLDSVQGVVCLRQHTLESKKKQEFLSRWKDLKQTGLSSSELNVYGLYAYDTVWTVAYAVDRFLNENGNLSFSLSDKLLSIKSSDLQLSKLRVFDGGSTLRLKLLETNFTGLTGHVSFDSASRSIISSGYEVINIDNMKINRLGFWSEGIGLSISPPETLKAKQNESSILDQNLDNATWPGGGTEKPRGWVIAVHEKPLRIVVPNRTSFKDFVTVNHPHDIRGYCIDVFLEARKLIPYDVPYKFVPFGDGHSNPKYDQLTKLVADDVFDAAVGDIVIARNRTAMVDFSQPYASTGLVIVAPISRPQSNAWVFLKPFSLELWCVTIASFLMIAIVIWTLEHRVNDDFRGPPVRQLATMLLFSFSTLFKRNQEDTVSPLARMVMVVWLFLLMVITSSYTASLTSILTIQQLPSSITGMDSLMASNSPIGYQVGSFVYNYLTEILFIPSKRLVHLRTPEEYERALRLGPNAGGVAAIIDELPYVELFLSDQTDFGIIGQPFTRGGWGFAFQRDSPLAVDMSTAILKLSETGKLQEIHKLWFCKIGCPGDNELDNEPNQLHLISFWGLYLLCGAFSLAALVIFLIRMIHQFVRYKRRENQNAPSLSNSPPRPSSSGQCSGVISSFVDFVDEREEAIKNMFSHSNRPHQETISEKT, encoded by the exons ATGGCTGCCATGGCTAGTCTTATAGAGTTTTATGGATGGAAACAAGTCATTACTGTATATGTGGATAATGAGTATGGTAGGAATGGTATTTCAGCATTAGAGGATGAGCTTGAGAAGAAAGACTTGAGAATTGCTTATAAATTGCCTCTTTCAATCAACTTTAATTCGAGCCATGTAACCGAAATGCTCAATGCTTCTAAGTTATTTGGTACTCGTGTCTATGTTGTTCATGTTGATGTTGACCAATCTTTGAAAATCTTCAAAGTTGCCAAGAGACTTCAAATGATGAATAGCAATTATGTGTGGTTTGCAACAGATTGGCTATCTTCTACAATAGATTCTTTCTCTCCAAGGGCTCGAAAATCGCTGGATTCTGTGCAAGGTGTAGTTTGTCTTCGCCAGCACACTTTAGAATCCAAGAAAAAGCAAGAGTTTTTGTCTAGATGGAAAGATTTAAAGCAAACAGGTTTATCAAGCTCTGAATTGAATGTCTATGGCCTTTATGCTTATGATACCGTTTGGACAGTTGCATATGCTGTTGATAGATTCTTGAATGAGAATGGAAATTTGTCATTTTCTCTCAGTGATAAGTTACTAAGTATTAAATCATCTGATCTTCAGCTGAGCAAGCTTAGAGTATTTGATGGTGGCTCTACTCTTCGTTTGAAATTACTGGAGACAAATTTCACCGGTTTAACTGGTCATGTTAGCTTTGATTCGGCCAGCCGGAGTATCATTAGTAGCGGTTATGAAGTCATTAACATTGATAATATGAAGATTAACAGACTTGGTTTTTGGTCTGAAGGCATAGGGCTTTCAATTTCTCCACCAGAAACTCTGAAAGCAAAGCAGAATGAATCTTCCATTTTGGATCAAAATCTTGACAATGCTACTTGGCCTGGTGGAGGCACAGAAAAACCACGTGGTTGGGTGATTGCGGTTCATGAGAAACCTTTGAGAATTGTAGTCCCAAACAGAACAAGTTTTAAGGATTTTGTTACAGTAAACCATCCTCATGATATTCGGGGATACTGTATTGATGTGTTCCTTGAAGCGCGAAAATTAATCCCTTATGATGTTCCTTATAAATTTGTGCCTTTCGGAGATGGTCATTCCAATCCCAAATATGATCAGCTTACAAAACTGGTTGCAGATGAT GTATTTGATGCTGCTGTTGGGGACATTGTAATTGCCAGGAACCGGACAGCAATGGTGGATTTTTCTCAGCCTTACGCTAGTACTGGTCTTGTGATAGTGGCACCTATAAGTCGTCCGCAGTCAAATGCTTGGGTGTTTCTCAAGCCATTTTCCTTGGAGTTGTGGTGTGTCACAATAGCTTCTTTTCTGATGATTGCAATTGTTATTTGGACTCTTGAACATCGAGTCAACGATGATTTTCGTGGTCCTCCTGTTAGGCAACTTGCAACAATGCTTCT GTTTAGCTTCTCAACATTGTTCAAGAGAAATC AAGAAGATACTGTGAGCCCACTTGCGCGGATGGTGATGGTGGTGTGGCTTTTCCTCTTGATGGTGATCACATCAAGCTACACAGCTAGCTTAACTTCAATCCTCACAATACAACAGCTTCCTTCTTCGATCACCGGAATGGATAGCTTGATGGCATCCAATTCGCCTATTGGTTATCAAGTAGGCTCATTTGTGTATAACTATCTTACTGAGATTCTTTTCATACCAAGCAAAAGACTTGTTCACCTAAGGACTCCAGAAGAGTACGAAAGGGCACTGAGGCTGGGCCCAAATGCTGGAGGTGTGGCAGCCATCATAGATGAGCTTCCTTATGTTGAATTGTTCCTATCAGACCAAACTGATTTCGGGATCATTGGACAGCCATTCACTAGGGGTGGATGGGGATTT GCTTTTCAAAGAGATTCTCCTCTGGCTGTGGACATGTCAACAGCAATCTTGAAACTTTCTGAGACTGGAAAACTTCAGGAGATCCACAAGCTCTGGTTTTGTAAGATAGGATGTCCTGGTGACAATGAACTAGACAATGAGCCTAACCAACTTCATTTGATCAGCTTTTGGGGTCTGTATCTACTCTGTGGAGCCTTTTCTCTTGCTGCCCTTGTAATATTTCTTATCAGAATGATTCACCAATTCGTCCGGTACAAACGCCGAGAGAATCAGAATGCTCCCTCTCTTTCAAATTCACCACCAAGGCCATCATCATCAGGTCAATGTTCTGGTGTCATCTCTAGCTTTGTTGACTTTGTTGATGAGAGGGAAGAAGCTATCAAGAACATGTTTTCTCACTCTAATAGACCTCATCAAGAAACAATTTCAGAGAAAACTTGA
- the LOC115700242 gene encoding large ribosomal subunit protein uL6c: MASSITSSFHTCNLQSVFLGERSGLSVSSVPVNRVGFLKKTIECKESRIGKQPIEVPKNVTITLEGQDLKVKGPLGELALNYPREVKVEREEDGILRVRKAVETRRANQMHGLFRTLTDNMVVGVSKGFEKRLQLVGVGYRAMLEGKDLVLSLGFSHPVRMTVPDGIQVKVEDNTRIVVGGYDKSAIGQFAASIRKWRPPEPYKGKGVKYADEIIRRKEGKAGKKK, translated from the exons ATGGCTTCCTCAATCACCTCATCTTTCCACACCTG CAATTTGCAATCTGTATTTTTGGGAGAGAGAAGTGGATTATCTGTTTCTAGTGTTCCTGTAAACCGCGTTGGGTTTTTGAAGAAGACGATAGAATGTAAAGAATCACGAATAGGGAAGCAACCAATTGAAGTGCCAAAAAATGTGACCATCACATTGGAAGGTCAAGATTTAAAAGTAAAGGGCCCTCTGGGGGAACTCGCACTAAATTACCCTCGTGAAGTGAAggttgagagagaggaagatgGGATTCTTAGGGTCAGAAAAGCAGTAGAGACTAGAAGAGCAAATCAGATGCATGGACTTTTCAG AACACTTACGGACAACATGGTAGTTGGAGTATCAAAAGGATTTGAGAAGAGACTTCAACTAGTCGGTGTTGGATATCGTGCAATGTTGGAAGGGAAAGACTTGGTATTAAGTCTTGGCTTCTCCCATCCAGTAAGAATGACAGTTCCTGATGGCATACAAGTGAAGGTAGAAGACAATACCAGAATTGTTGTCGGTGGATATGACAAGAGTGCCATTGGCCAGTTTGCTGCTTCCATCAGAAAATGGAGACCCCCAGAGCCATATAAAGGTAAGGGTGTTAAGTATGCCGATGAGATCATTAGAAGAAAGGAAGGAAAAGCAGGAAAGAAGAAGTAA